Genomic segment of Danio aesculapii chromosome 25, fDanAes4.1, whole genome shotgun sequence:
TTGGTGCacgcagaaaaaaaaatgttttgggtgAGATGTCATGGAAAACAGTTTTTAGGTGTAATATTTGCCTACTTAAAATGCTTTGCATTAGTAGCCAAAAGGTtgtaataatatgataatatgagAAACTCAGTCTCTCTTTCTCGTATTTCTTTGAGTATAATAttagtatttgtattattatataaagGTCTTATAATATTTCAGTCTAATtccagcctatatatatatatatatatatatatatatatatatatatatatatatatatatatatatatatatatatatatatatatatatataaatgacagaCTCTACATATATAGACTGTATTAATGacagtccgtagtgtatgtatgtgaatgagtgtgtacagatgtttcccagtgatgggttgcagctggaagggcatccgctgcataaaacatatgctggataagttggtggttcattccactgtggcgacccagaattaataaagggactaagccgaaaagaaaatgaaggagattttcaattcacctttaactTGTATAGCAcctttacagtgtagattgtgtgaaagcagcttaacataaaagattatagtaaataGTCTTGTCcagatttagttttgtttagttcagtgttcagtctgaaagttcaaacactgaagagcaaatccatcaatgcacagctccagaaccaagcaagacagtggtgaggaacaaacttcaccaattgacgaaagtgaaggaaaaaaacaaggctcagttgggcacgaccatttctcctctggccaaacttcttgtgcagagcggaagtctaggcgccagaggctggagaatgctggacgtccatcatgaaGAAGCTGCAGGTGAGAGATATGggagatatatatacatatatatatagttttcccagaaaaacaaataatataaaagtcaatggctaccggttcttgttttgtgttcaacacaagaaaaaactcaaacaggtttgtgacaagtaaaggttgagtaattgatgacaaacttttcagttttatgtgaacttgcagctggaagggcattcgctgcataaagcatattctggataagtttccggttcattccgctgtggcgagccctgataaaaaaaggcactaagtcgaaaagaaaatgaattaatgactcaaactataaaaaagtatttatcaAAATCTctataattggatttgcatatacactttttcttttttttctatgcaAAACAAACCTTTACACAAATTTTAGAAATAACTGGAAAAGTTATTTACTTAACTAAAAATGCCAACATAAGATGTCACAgtgttaaaaactaaataaatgaaatgtgaaaAATTTCAATCAGTCATGTAATACAGTTTTGTACTGTAAGCACATTGCTACATGTTTCTAGCAAGAGTATAATCACTGCTAGCATGTATTAGGATTCAAAATACTGCAGGAAGCATATTTCTGGTGTGATTTACAAAGCTAGCATGTCTTAGCAGGTTCCCAACATGCTGTGGatgtttcaacatatttctaacatTTAGCATATTGCtatgttgtttacatgtttctgacatttgttaaacttgtaaaatttaGACATTGCTAACATGCTAATTGGTCTGTATTACAGTGCTATcatgtttataatatattttaacacattACTAGTATGTACGTTGTGCTAATCTTCTATCATTAAACACTTCTGACATTTTAACAGGTTGCTAACATGATTTATCACACTACTTGCATGTTTTAACACTGATAAGATATTGCAAAGTTATTTTAACATTTCCAACATGATTAAACACATTGTCTTAGATAGTTATAACAtatgttagcactgtcgcctcacaccaagaaggtcgctggttcgagtcctggctgggtcagttggcatttctgtgtgaagtttgcatgttctccccgtgtttgcgtgggtttcctccaggagctccagtttcccccacagtccaaagataagcaggtataggtgaattgaataaaactaaactagccgtagtgtatttgtcattgcgtgtatggatgtttaacagtactgggttgcagctggaagggcatccactgtgtaaaacatttgctggataagttggcggttcattccgctgtggctattAAACCAATTAAAGCTACTGCTCATTCTGTTAAATCAAAAACACAATTCTAGCAGTAGAAACCTTCACATAACATACCTGAAGTGTACATTATTCAAACAGGAATGAGTAAATCAGCAAGACTAGTATGCTAGTTATCCAGATCTCGCTGATAAAATTGGAAAGCTCGCTTGAGATGAGAttattttgttggtttatttaaaacaaaacttgTTTATTTTTCGTTGACCTaaccatatatttatataaagatgTCAGTATGTCACATAAATACAGAAATGTAGCTAATAATTTacccatccactgtgtaaaacatttgctgaataagttgacggttcattccgctgtggtgacccctgatgaaaaaagggacttagccgaaggaaaataaatgaataagttagAACATAGATTTATGCGAAACTCATCTGTGAATAATATTATttgtgtaatattattaatatacccATTAAAATTTGACATACTTTGTGTCTTTAAAACAACGTACGTATATTGCAATCAAAATGCTACTACATCACAACAAGAGaagaataaatgtgtattttgaaCACTTTTTATTGTTAACCcaagtatacatacatacatctggGGTCAAACaggttatgtcagatttatttttcatCCATAGGATTAAAATAAGGAAAGTGCCAGATGAGTCTACGGAGACTCACAACATAACAACTATGTCAGCGGATAACAGGTAAACCAACAGGAGAGCTGCCTTTAAATATTGCACACATAGGATTGTTCAACAAAACAGGTCACAGGTGATGTCACACAGGAACACAGCTGGGTTATAcatcatatttacaaaaaaaaaccccacatctTTACATCTGCAGGCAAATGCTAAGTTGGTACATTCCCCATTTAAAATCTGTCTAAACTCTTTTGTTTTGTCGCAAACATAGAAAAGGTTCAGCCAAAACACACTCTGGCTTAGAGAACAATGCCAGACTTGTACTTTCCTAAAACAAAAGCTGTTTACCAACCCAACTGGATAATCGCTATACACGACAAAAAAACTACTTTCTCTCAGCCATGCAAAGTAAATAATACAAGTGAGGTCATAAAAGTGCTCCAATCTGACTACGTTTAACTCAATCTACTAAAATAGGTGGGGAAGGCACTATCTAGCAAGTGTGAGTTTGAAAGAAACTACTTCGATATGATGAACTACATTCTTCTCAGAAATAATTTGTTAAgcttcaaataaaaaacaaagaatgaGTGAATCTCAAAGACTCATATAGTAAGCGTTCAACACAACACAGCAAAATATACAACTTGCTATAAGCGGATAAGTGAATGGTAGAGCTAAATATGATGCTTTTAGTCATAATTAACCATTTtagcacatttgttttttttaatatagtaaaAATAGGAGATTATGCACGTCATATGTTCAgaaaaagtgcaatttaaatgtttGCGTGCTACTATTAGAGAAACATCAACTATATTATGTCATCAATAAATTCATAACCAAACTTTTTCATGTTTTGGTGCCACAGGgatgaaaacaaattaataaaatgcctAAAGTTTGAATGttaagcccaaagtatactttAATTTCCACATGTATGCTAGCAAATGTGAAAATTGCACAACCCAAATTGcaacaaacaactaaaaatagCATAAACAACAAATGTAATGTGTGATGGGATTAAAGAAAAATTTCGAAATCGCTCATAACTTTTGGAGAGGAAAATGTGCAGACACTGGACGAGAATGACCAGCGTGCATATGTTGAATGTATCCTTTCGTATACATACTTATAGCAtagttatatatttacagtagtacGGGCTGTgcgtttaagtgtgtgtgtttgttacaaACAAGTCTACACTGGTTTTTACACATATGCTAGGGTATGTGTACAATGCATTTATCTACAATTTTGTTATCAAAGCACACATGTAGCAAATTTTTTTACTTAATCGCCCAAATTCGAGCTTTGAAGTTTTTTTTGCACTATTTAgtttgtccacaaggtgtcaatCATGAGCCAGCTGTTGTTTCGCAGtcagaaaagaaaagaacaacaacaacaaattacaaAGATGTCAAACAAATAATAGATGCCTGCATAGGCAACTGCATGTATGCGGGAATtaattaaaagacatttaaaactttttttttaaacaaagtagaAGACATTTTATCGCTAAGAACTTTTAAAAAGACAAAGCGCAGAATAGGATGAAGCTCTTTGGTGCTTATGGGTTCTTGAACGCCCATGAAGTACCTTTTACATGGCTGTGCACGTACATAAATTTACGTGCAAAAACACGTCTACTTTCGTTTTTATGCATACGCGGCAAGGGTATATGTATAATATCTAAACATATTTAATTGTGTGCACACATCTGTTGTTGCACTGCTTTGTTCgtccacaaggtgtcaacacTGCACCGTTGTTTTATGGTcaggcaaaaaagaaaaaagaaaagacgaATGTAAAACAAAAGACGTGTGATCGTGCGAAGAGATCGAAGAACACATATAGGCTTTAAAGAAAACATAAACTTTGAAGACAACGTGCATACACTGGATAAGCAAAAATCTTGTTAGCGCGCATGTGCCAAACATCTGTTATTGTATTGATTATTCAATGGAGTATGTTTTAAAGGGTTTTGCTTTAAACTATGTGCTTACGCTAACAAATGcgtaaataaagtatactttagGCTTTCAGAGGTCCCCACCCAACATAGTGTCAATTACAGATGTCAGTCAAAGTAACTAAATCTCCAAATTCACCAATCCTCATCATGCGAACCAGACCAGTCAAGAACAAAACCAATCCTTGTTTGTCATAGCAGCAAATGAATAACTCAATTTAACCTATCCAGGCTGGCGTTCAGGGTGAAGAGCAGTCTGTGTACGTGGTGACCATGTTTCCTCTTCGCTGGGTCACAGTCCTACAGTGCTGTTTGGTTGTGCCCTGAAACCGGCTATCTGTCCTCTTTATGTGTCGGTCAAATGTAAACATCTTCTCCATGTCTTCAAACATGTCCTCAAAGGCTCCGTTTCCAAAAGAACCCTGGAAGTGTCTCTTGTGGCGATTGTGTTGTTGCTGGTGGGCCCTAAAGTGCTCGTCAAAGTGCCGCTTTGGACGAGCGTGCCTGCTTTGGCTATAAATGTCAAAGTCTCTGAACATATCGTCGAAGTTGAAATCAAAGGAATGATGAAAACGCTGtcctgctcctcctcctcctccattcGTGTCATCATTGGTGAAGGCACTGTGTCCTAGCTGGTCATACTCTCGCCGTCTTTTCTCATCTGACAGGGTTTCGTATGCTGCAGAATGAGTTTTGCAAAATATGATGAGTGATAACAAAGGAATATttcacataaaaatacaaattcaaaagcaaaaacaaaatgcgtatttatatttaaaatatataaatctttcacactattattttagggttaaactttgcaattaaATCATATGCTCTGAACTGTAGCCCCTGATTAATTAAAATCCCAACTTGACGTTgaagatcctgcaatgtgactattgcagatttggacattgcgatatcaatgctgaaaccatttattgtgcagccataaaatatatacagttaggtccagtTTTGGTCCACAAATccaacatttttggctctatacaccaacacaatggatttgaaattaattgaacaatatgtgctttaactgcagactgtcaactTTAATTTgagattatttaatatataataatatttaatatgagaTCATCTAAATTAAgtgaatgctgtaggaattacaacagtttgcgtatgtgcttcccacttgttaagggtccaaaagtaaatccattgtgttggtgtatagagacaaaaatgtaagaattgtgtcgatgtccaaatagtTATGAACCTAACTGGATATAtatagggctgcaaaatatatcgtttcagcaagttgggattataattaatCAGGAACTACAGTTCAGAGCACATGATTTGATTGCAAAGTTTAACCTTAAAATAATAGTGtgacagattttaattttttttaaaagattttcaaGGCCTGTGACTAAGGTTTCAAgtgaatactgttaaactccaTCAAACActgtaaagcactgtttattttattttttatcattgttctattgttttcatccGTGTTTTAGTTtcttgattttatgtattttgggGTAAGTCAAACTAGTAATTGGcaaattatttctaaataaaagtacTAAACCTATAttcttatattatattcatatcgcaatataaattgcacataaacaaaatattgcaatgcccattttatttccaatatcgtgcagccctaatatatatttatggatggatggatggatggatggatggatggatggatggatggatggatggatggatggatggatggatggatggatggatagataggtagatagatagttAGTGCTAACTGAgtgataaccattgactttcttagcatttgtttttcctactttgaaagtcaatggttaccggtttctaccattcttaaaaatatcttcttttgagttcaacagaaaaaggaaactcataaaggtttgtaactacttaaaggtgagtaaatgttccTTTTTGGGTGATTAAtccctttaaattgtatttataatgttacaaatgttttattttactaaagaaatccatatttagtggaataatcctgattttcaaatcacaacaaatgaaagcGTTTGTTATTCTGCCCATTCGttattttctggaaaaaaaaagtagtttgaaatttggcaaaaaaaaaaattatcatcaaGCCTTTATAGAACATACCAAAAATTAATATGTTACTCCAAACAATAAAGTAAATCCCAAAAAACTGGGAACCTTTTCAAGCAGTTTATATTTTTCTATGGATAGATAGGCCACTTTAAGCAAAGTTGGCAGCTTCAGGTTTGCAAAGTTTGATAACTTTACTTGGTTTGCAAAAATTTTTAACCTCTTATAACCCCAAATGAGGTACATAACCCTTTACTGgccataaatttaaaacaatgtaaaaaaaactatatacagttgaaatcacaattattagccccctttgattttttttttcttttttaaatattttccaaatgatgtttaacagagcaaggaaattttcacagtatgtctgataacatttctttcttctggagaaattcttatttgttttattttggctagaataaaagcagttttatttttcaataaacattttaaggtcaaaattattagcccctttaagctattttttttcccgattgtctgcagaacaaaccatcgatatacaacaacttacctaattaccctaacctgcctagttaacctagttaagcctttaaatgtcactttaagatgaataccagtgttttgaaaaatatctagtcaaatattatgtattgtcaacATGGAAAAgatcaaagaaatcagttattagtaataagttactaaagctattatgtttagaaatgtgttaaaaaaatctctccgttaaacagaaaatggaggacaaaaaaacaggggggctaataattctgacttgaactgtatatttataactatatattAAAAATGCAAAGCTTTTTGACTTTTAAACCTACCTTCAGCAATCTCTCGAAATTTATTTTCCGCATCAGGGCTCTTGTTCTTGTCTGGGTGATATTTTATGGCAAGCTTGTGAAAAGCTTTTTTAATCTGACGTTCAGAAGCATCTTTTGGAACACCGAGGATGTCATAGTAGTCCTTTCTGGCCAGTATAAGTTCTGTTATCATCAAGATGCACACTGCAAACATCAGTGTGGACTGTGCCGTGGCCATGCTTCTGGCTGTTTGATAAACGGATGGAAGAGATGGAATTTGTCAATTGAATTTCAACATGAACACCAAATTATTGTAATCACAAGATATTAACCTCCaaataatacagtaatattaCATGTCCCATATGTAATGCAACTGCACTTGTTTGTATAACGTTAATAGAAATCATGCATCATTTTTAGTAACGTGTTGTTCTGGTAATATTCATGATGTACATGCACCACGCCCCCTCGATTAACTGCTTTTAGTGTTTTAAAGTACACTTatactaaaacatgaaataaaattgtatatacatagatattaaataaaaaaattattaaagacCATTTAATTGATGTTTGATTATATCACAGTTTGAAATACTGCGTTTGCAGTGTAACGTTACAGTATGTAGAATAGACTTTACGTTTGAGATATTTTACAAttcttttctatttatttgatcTTGTTCTATTTATACTGAGACATTATAAAAGCCTTATCAACACGCCGTTCGAAACCAACTTTTATGACAGATGAACTCTATTAGCCAGCTTGCTAACGTCTCTGATTTTCATGTAATTTAATAACATTATCAATATCAGATATTTAGACACTCGCTGTGTTAAAATATTGCACATAAATATAAGCAATAAATACAAAAACGTGAATGCAGGCCTATTTGAAGCACGTACTTACTCTAGCTGACAGCAccgttaaaatgaccaaaaccgatactgttgtttttaatatttgggCAGTGCAACACGACTCGTATTCCTATTGGTTCATCTCTGTACCGCGTGACCTTCAAACAAAGCAGACAGTAGACACCTCAGTGTTGCGTTGTATTTACGCAGAGCCTAATCAAACGTTTTTGAGATTATAACAAGGTCAAGTTATCGCTTGGTTATGACCACCCTAGAAAGTTAGAATATTTggattaaaaatctaattaataaatagtaaatgacttgatacagttttttttattttttatttttattggtttcAAAAATAGCTAacaatagaataaagaaacttggAACATTAGAAAAAATGTAGATGTTGTTACAATttgcataatacattttaaagaagaaagaaaaaagaagagttATACATTgaaagccattttttttttacttttaaaagacTTTTTTGGTTTTTATATCCACTAAAGACAAAATATATGACTTATAGTCAATTAAAAAATAGCTAGAATTGGATTTTTTGCCCCCAAAATTTAGACTTGTGAATAAAAAGCTTAGCCATTATAATAAAAGGATTAACAATGTACTGAATGCAAGATTTAGAGttgtaataaaagaaaattatgtcaaaaatatttaaacaaatatcaaCCTTTGTCTTTTCTAAGAGATAGATACATAGTTCCATCCAAAATAATTTCACACTAGTACATTCACAAAAAAGATGAACAATGTTTTCTTCCAAGtcacaaaatgtacatttgtttttaaCATCTAGAATATATTTACTAAGTAAGCTATTACAAGGATAACatctatgtaatatttttatgtaatttctttaatttgttataatatatttgttataatataatatagcaaaTATTTATGTGGAAGATTCCAAGTAACGTCACAAATTATGTCATATGTGGCCAGCCATTTAAAAGAAGAAGCTGGAATTGTTTTATGGTTAAATGTcttgatacagtgctcagcataattgagtacaccccattttgaaaatgaatatttgtatccatttctcagtgaacatgggaaatatatattggtgcatttgaacaaaacagatttattaaacagatatatttattaaaataatatttaacatctttagaaatggaaaaataatacattttaattcatgcaaaatattgcaaaagctacaacatttcaacaaaattgtatatgttttttgcttctcttgatttttgctatttttatttaatatttttctttagcataaatttgggctacttattttct
This window contains:
- the dnajb9a gene encoding dnaJ homolog subfamily B member 9a; the encoded protein is MATAQSTLMFAVCILMITELILARKDYYDILGVPKDASERQIKKAFHKLAIKYHPDKNKSPDAENKFREIAEAYETLSDEKRRREYDQLGHSAFTNDDTNGGGGGAGQRFHHSFDFNFDDMFRDFDIYSQSRHARPKRHFDEHFRAHQQQHNRHKRHFQGSFGNGAFEDMFEDMEKMFTFDRHIKRTDSRFQGTTKQHCRTVTQRRGNMVTTYTDCSSP